AGATTGCCGACCGCCGGGGGTGGCAGAGGTGCGCGTCTCGTACGCGCTCCAGCAGGGCGGGCGGTTACTCCGGGGTGTCGTCCTCGGTGGGGCGTGGGGGCCGGTGCTTGGTGATCCACTCTTCGACGTCCACGGCCAGCCACACCTTCATGCCGCGTAGCTCCTGGTAGGGGCGCGGGAAGGTGGGATGCCGGGTGAGCTGCTGGAACCGCTGCCGCGAGACACCCATCCGCTGGGCGATCTCGTACGGACCCATCAGCAGCACCGGGTCACGACTCATGTTGCCAAGCGTAGTGATTCGCTGACTTTCCGATCGGCTATTGCCAGCTGACTAAACCTCCACCAGGGACCGTGTCGGTATGTCACGACGGGTGTCCTACCACGAGTATCTCCTCGCCACGGCAATGACGTTGGCGCGGCGGCACCGGCCGGCGTGGTCGTGGCGGCGGTGGCGGTTCGTCTGCCGGTGCGGAAACGAGCTGCCCTGCCGCTACCGGCACCGCATACCGATCAACCAACGGCACTGGCCGAGCCAGGACGGGCCGCGATGATCACGCTACGGGCCGGGGTGCTGGTGTACGTGACGCGCACGGCGAGCCCGCAGTTCGTCAAGCCGATCCTGTTCCGGCTGATCCGGGTCCGCACCGAGTGGATCACGTACGACGGTTGGGCCTGGCTCGACGGTTACCAGATCAACGCCAAGGGCGACGCGGTGGCTCGCCGGCTGATCTACGTCCAACCCGCCGAACTCCTGCCACCCGAGCCCACCCCGAAAGCCGCCCCGACCCGCCGGCCCGTCCCCGCCTCCCGCACCGCCACCTCCCGGCGCGTCCCGTCGACCCGACCGCCCCGCCCGCGGTGACAGGGAGCCGTCGACGAGCTGCCGTGATCATCCCTCCGCAGCGGGGAGCGGTTCGTTCACCTCGGTTCCGGCAGCCGCACGGCGCAACTCGTCAAGGGTGCGTCTGGCCGCCTGACGGCGTTTCTCGAAGGCCGCCGGTTCCGCCGCCGCGAGTTCGTCGAAGTAGCGGACACCCTCGGCGGTCAAGGCAATGATCTCTTCGGTCACGCTGCCAACCATGAGCCCGACGTATCCGACGCTCCACAGTGATATCGCTAGGTCGGGGAGGTGGGTGTCGCGGTTGGTGGTGGTGAGTTCGCGTCGGAGGTTGACGGCTTCGTTGCTGGTGGTGAGTGCGTCGGTGTGTCGTCCGGCTTCGGTGAGTCGGAGCGCGTGGTTGTTGAGCGATGTGGCGAGGTCGGGGAGGTGGGTGTCGCGGTTGGTGGTGGTGAGTTCTTGGTAGAGGTTGACGGCTTCGTGGCTGGTGGTGAGTGCGTCGGTGTGTCGTCCGGCTTCGGCGAGTCGGAGGGCGTGGTTGTTGAGTGACATGGCGAGGTTGGGGAGGTGGGTGTCGCGGTTGGTGGTGGTGAGTTCTTGGTAGAGGTTGACGGCTTCGTGGCTGGTGGTGAGTGCGTCGGTGTGTCGTCCGGCTTCGGCGAGTCGGACCGCGTGGTTGTTGAGCGACATGGCGAGGTCGGGGAGGTAGGCGTCGCGGTCGGCGGTGGTGAGTTCGCGTCGGAGGCTGAGGGCTTCGTGGCTGGTGGTGAGTGCGTCGGTGTGTCGTCCGGCTTCGGCGAGTCGGAGCGCGTGGTTGTTGAGCGACATGGCGAGGTCGGGGAGGTGGGCGTCGCGGTCGGCGGTGGTGAGTTCTTGGTAGAGGTTGACGGCTTCCTGGCCGGTGGTGAGGGCTTCGGTTCGTCGTCCGACTTCGGCCAGCCGTATCGCGTGCTCGTCCATCCACAACGCCTGAACGTCGGGCGGGGTGTCCGGGGTGAAACCAGTGACGATGCGGGTCGTCAGCGTCACTGCCAGCCGCCCCAACTCCGTCGTCGGATGGGGCACGAGGTCGGCGACCCGCCGCGCCCATCCGAGATCGATGTCCGCATCCGCCAGCAGCCGCACCGCGCCCGGCGTGAACACCCCCGGGAACTGCACCCCGACCCGGATCACCGCCTCGACCATCCGGGGCACGTCCACCCCCAGCGCCACCTCGATCAGCGTCGCCGCGTCGGCCTGGTGCGTCCTCGCCCGGCCGAGCACCGTCAGCGCCCGTACCGCCTGCGCCCCCGTCAGGCCGGTGAACACCCGCGCCCGGTCGGCGGCCGGGTAGTCCCGCAGCACCCGTACCGCCAGCGCCTCCGCCAGCAGGTCGGGCTGCACCACGCCGAGCCCGGTACCGTCGGCGGCCGGATACAGGTCGGCCAGCCACGCCGCGTACCGGTCCACCCGCTCCGGCTCGGCGGCCACCAGCGCGGGAACCCGCCGGATTAGGCCGGCGACCTCGTCCGGTCCGTCCGCGCCGAGCAGCGCCGCTACCCCGACCACCTGCCGCAGCAGCGCGTCCGACGCCGGGTCGTCGGCGGTCAGCAGGCCCGCACGGCGGGCCGCGAACCGCCAGTAGCGGGCCTCGTGCCCCAACACCTCGGTCAGCACGTCGTACCGGCCGTGCCGGGGTTTCCCGTCCAGGACGGTCAGCAGCGCCTCGGCGTGCAGGCGCAGCACCGGTGTGTCCGCCGGGCGGTCGCAGGGCTCGACCGCCGGCACCGGTCGCCCGAGGTGGGCGGCGAAGTCCCGCGCCGCGAGGGCGACGATCTCGCCGGGTTCGCTCTCCTCGATCCGGGCCGGCAGCTCCACCACCTGCGACCGGCCGGTCACCGCGTCGAGCAACTGCGCCTGCTGCGGGTACGCCGCCGACAGCGTCTCCCACCACAGCCCGGCACCCCGGGCGATGAGCAGCACGCGTACCCGTACCCCGGTGGCCCGCTGCGCCGCGCAGACCAGCGCCGCCACCCCGGCCCGGTCCCGCGTCTCGGCGTAGTCGACCACCACGAGCAACCGCGACGGTACGCCGCCCGAGGCGATGAGGGTGGCCGTCTGCTCCTCGGCCCCGGCGTGGATCCACTCGCACCGCCAACCGGGCAGCCGGCCGGCGTACTCCCGGGCCAACCGGGTCTTGCCCACCCCGCCCGCGCCGGTCAGCAGCCGTACCGCCACCGCGCCGGGGTCGGCTGCCCAGGACTCCAACTGGCGCAGCACCCAGCCGCGACCGAGGAAGTCGACCACCTCCCGGCTCGGGTGCAGCAGCCAGGCCACCGACTCCGGCAGCTCGGCCGACGTCACGCCGCGCAGCGCGTCCTCGCCGCGCCGCCGGGCCTCCCGCTTCGCCGCCAGCCGGTCGGCCACCGTCGGCCCGAAGCCCCCGACCACCCCGGCGGCGGCAGCGGAGACGACGGTCCATCCGGTCTTGTCGTCGGCGACGGCCGCCCACGCGCCGAACCCGGCGACCACGCCCGGGATGCCCACCCACCACGCATGCCGCCGCCAGGCACCCCGGTCCATGCGCGACACCCTACCGAGGGTCACCAACAGGACACGAAACGATCTTCACGGGTGTCGGGGTTGGTCCGCCGCCAGGTCGATATCAAGAATCGAGAAGCATCGATTGACAGAAGTTTGTCCGATCGGGACACTCGATGAAACATAACCGTGCGTGCAAGGCGTGGCGCTGCCGCTCCGGGAGGACCAGATGAGGCTCGTACACCGGCGGTCCCTGCTCGCGGGAGCACTCGCCGCCACCACCCTGGTCGGCGTGGTCGGGGTCGCCAGCTCGGCCTCCGCCGCCACCGGCTGCCGGGTGACCTACACCGTCACCAGCCAGTGGAGCGGCGGCTTCGGGGCCAACGTCGCGGTCACCAACCTCGGCGACCCGATCAACGGTTGGCAGCTCACCTGGTCGTTCACCGCCGGGCAGCAGATCACCCAGTACTG
Above is a window of Micromonospora rifamycinica DNA encoding:
- a CDS encoding helix-turn-helix transcriptional regulator; this translates as MSRDPVLLMGPYEIAQRMGVSRQRFQQLTRHPTFPRPYQELRGMKVWLAVDVEEWITKHRPPRPTEDDTPE
- a CDS encoding tetratricopeptide repeat protein; the encoded protein is MDRGAWRRHAWWVGIPGVVAGFGAWAAVADDKTGWTVVSAAAAGVVGGFGPTVADRLAAKREARRRGEDALRGVTSAELPESVAWLLHPSREVVDFLGRGWVLRQLESWAADPGAVAVRLLTGAGGVGKTRLAREYAGRLPGWRCEWIHAGAEEQTATLIASGGVPSRLLVVVDYAETRDRAGVAALVCAAQRATGVRVRVLLIARGAGLWWETLSAAYPQQAQLLDAVTGRSQVVELPARIEESEPGEIVALAARDFAAHLGRPVPAVEPCDRPADTPVLRLHAEALLTVLDGKPRHGRYDVLTEVLGHEARYWRFAARRAGLLTADDPASDALLRQVVGVAALLGADGPDEVAGLIRRVPALVAAEPERVDRYAAWLADLYPAADGTGLGVVQPDLLAEALAVRVLRDYPAADRARVFTGLTGAQAVRALTVLGRARTHQADAATLIEVALGVDVPRMVEAVIRVGVQFPGVFTPGAVRLLADADIDLGWARRVADLVPHPTTELGRLAVTLTTRIVTGFTPDTPPDVQALWMDEHAIRLAEVGRRTEALTTGQEAVNLYQELTTADRDAHLPDLAMSLNNHALRLAEAGRHTDALTTSHEALSLRRELTTADRDAYLPDLAMSLNNHAVRLAEAGRHTDALTTSHEAVNLYQELTTTNRDTHLPNLAMSLNNHALRLAEAGRHTDALTTSHEAVNLYQELTTTNRDTHLPDLATSLNNHALRLTEAGRHTDALTTSNEAVNLRRELTTTNRDTHLPDLAISLWSVGYVGLMVGSVTEEIIALTAEGVRYFDELAAAEPAAFEKRRQAARRTLDELRRAAAGTEVNEPLPAAEG